Part of the Clostridia bacterium genome is shown below.
ATGTCCTCGCACTGGCGGTGATGCGTGCAGCCCTCGCTTATGAGCACGCGCGCGCCGTCGGGAAGGCTTTTAAGAACGCTTGCGCCGCCCGCAAGCGTTTTAAGGTCGCCCTTGAAGCGCGCGAAAAGTATCGAGAACGAGCAAAGCGGCACGTCATGCGGCACTATGCGTGAGACCTCGGAAAATACCTGACTGTCCGTTATCACCATGCGCACCCTGCCCGAAAGAAGAGACAGCGCGCCGGAAAGCTCCGAAACGCCCGTAACGAGCGAAAGCGCGCCCGCGCCCAAAATATCGCGTATCGTCTGCTGCTGGGGAAGAATGAGCCTGCCCTTCGGCGCAGACTTGTCTATCGGCACGACGAGTATGACGATATCGCCGCGCGAAAGCTTGTCTGCGATGAGCGGCTTTTCTTTCGCTTCGGGCTTTAAGGCGGCTATGCGCTCTTTAAGCTCTTCTATATTCTCGCCGCTTTTCGCGCTTACGTATATTTCGCCTTCGTTCGCTGTGGGAACGCGGCTTAAAAGGTCGCACTTATTGAATGCGACGATATACGGCACCGAAAGGCGCTTAAAGTCTTCTATAAGCGCGCGGTCGGCGGGGGAGAGGCCTTTCTTTGCGTCCGCGACGAGAATAGCAATATCCGTCTTTCGTAAAATATCGCGGCTTTTCTTCATGCGAAGCCGCCCAAGCTCGCCCGTATCGTCGATACCGGCTGTATCTATTATAACTACGGGGCCCAAAGGCAGAAGCTCCATCGTCTTTAAGACGGGGTCTGTCGTTGTGCCGGAAACGTCGGAAACTATGGCAAGGTCCTGCCCCGTAACGGCGTTCACAACGCTTGATTTTCCGGCGTTCGTGCAGCCGAAAAAGCCTATGTGTATGCGCTCGGCTGCGGGGGCGTCGTTAAGTCCCACTCTTAAAACCTCCTAAAATCTGAAATCGCGCGAACCTGATTCTATCTTTTTTAAGTTGTCTAAAACTATGCGGCGCACGTTTTCGTTGGGCACGTTTTTCGTTTCGTCGAGTATGAGTCTGTCGGCAATGGCCTTCGTTTCGGGCGAGGCGTAGTCCTGTGCGTATTCCTTCAACGTCATGAGCGCGTTCGGATGGCAGCAGTTTTGTATCTGATTGCTCTTTAAAAGCTTCATAAATCTGTCGCCTGTGCGCCCCTCGCGGTAGCATGCCGTGCAGAAGGAGGGGATATATCCCAAGTCTACGAGCCAGCGCACGACTTCGTCGAGCGTGCGCGTGTCGGACACGTCGAACTGCTCCGTATCGTGCGGGCGCTCCTCTTCGGAGTAGCCGCCGACGGACGTGCGCGACGCGCCGCTTATCTGCGATACGCCGAGCGAAAGGAGCCTCTCTCTCACGGACTGGCTTTCGCGCGTTGAGATTATCATGCCGGTGTAGGGCACGCTTATTCTTATGAGCGCGCATATCTTTGCGAAAAGGTCGTCGCTTATGCCGTTGTCGAAGACGTCAGGGTCTATGTCGTCGGCGCGCTTTACTCTGGGCATACTTATCGTGTGGGGGCCTACGCCGAACACGGCTTCAAGATGCTCCGCGTGCATTAAAAGCGCGGCGAACTCGTAGCGGTAAAGCTCGAGCCCGAACAAAACGCCCAGTCCCACGTCGTCTATGCCGCCCTCCATAGCCCTGTCCATGGCCTCCGTGTGGTAGGCGTAATCGTGCTTCGGGCCCGTCGGATGAAGGCGCTCGTAGCTTTCTTTGTGATACGTCTCCTGAAAGAGGATATACGTTCCGATGCCGGCTTCTTTGAGCTTTCTGTAATTTTCAACGGTAGTCGCCGCGATGTTTACGTTTACGCGGCGTATCTCGCCGTTTTTATGCTTCACGCTGTATATCGTCTTAATGCTTTCCAATATATATTCTATCGGATTATTAACGGGGTCCTCTCCGGCCTCTATGGCAAGACGCTTGTGTCCCATATCCATTAGCGCCGTGACTTCGTTTTTTATCTCCTCCTGCGTAAGCTTCTTTCTCTTTATGTGCTTGTTCTTCAAGTGATACGGGCAGTAAAGGCAGCCGTTCACGCAGTAGTTTGAAAGATACAGCGGCGCGAACATGACGATGCGGTTTCCGTAAAAGTCGCGCTTTATCTGTCCCGCAAGCTTTAATATCTCTTCGTTTATCTCGTCTATGTCGCACTCCAAAAGGGCCGTGGCCTCGCG
Proteins encoded:
- the hydF gene encoding [FeFe] hydrogenase H-cluster maturation GTPase HydF yields the protein MGLNDAPAAERIHIGFFGCTNAGKSSVVNAVTGQDLAIVSDVSGTTTDPVLKTMELLPLGPVVIIDTAGIDDTGELGRLRMKKSRDILRKTDIAILVADAKKGLSPADRALIEDFKRLSVPYIVAFNKCDLLSRVPTANEGEIYVSAKSGENIEELKERIAALKPEAKEKPLIADKLSRGDIVILVVPIDKSAPKGRLILPQQQTIRDILGAGALSLVTGVSELSGALSLLSGRVRMVITDSQVFSEVSRIVPHDVPLCSFSILFARFKGDLKTLAGGASVLKSLPDGARVLISEGCTHHRQCEDIGTVKLPDWIRKYSGRDIKFEFTSGGEFPDDLSRFSLVVHCGGCMLNEREMKHRIARAKLDGVPITNYGTAIAEMKGILKRSLEIFPQDL
- the hydG gene encoding [FeFe] hydrogenase H-cluster radical SAM maturase HydG, whose protein sequence is MYDPKSKKAEEFIDHDEVIKSLKFAEENKHNEKLLREILERAKLRKGLSHREATALLECDIDEINEEILKLAGQIKRDFYGNRIVMFAPLYLSNYCVNGCLYCPYHLKNKHIKRKKLTQEEIKNEVTALMDMGHKRLAIEAGEDPVNNPIEYILESIKTIYSVKHKNGEIRRVNVNIAATTVENYRKLKEAGIGTYILFQETYHKESYERLHPTGPKHDYAYHTEAMDRAMEGGIDDVGLGVLFGLELYRYEFAALLMHAEHLEAVFGVGPHTISMPRVKRADDIDPDVFDNGISDDLFAKICALIRISVPYTGMIISTRESQSVRERLLSLGVSQISGASRTSVGGYSEEERPHDTEQFDVSDTRTLDEVVRWLVDLGYIPSFCTACYREGRTGDRFMKLLKSNQIQNCCHPNALMTLKEYAQDYASPETKAIADRLILDETKNVPNENVRRIVLDNLKKIESGSRDFRF